From the Planktothricoides raciborskii GIHE-MW2 genome, the window GCGCATTTGTAATACGGCGTCCGAACTCTCCATTGAAGAGTACATGGCCCTCGATCGCCTGATGGGATCTCTGTTGACGGGTGAAGTGGTCGTCCTCCCCCGCAAACAATTTATTAACGTGATGGAAGAGTTGGTGCTTTCAGCGGCGATCGCCCGTGTGGCGGAAATCGAAGCTACCAGCGATCAAACCTTAGATGTGGGTGACATTGCCGCCTACGCCCTCAACCGACTTCCACCCCTCTATGCCACCACGGAAGAAGGGGCCAATTTCCAACGCAATAAAGCCAAAGAAGAACTGGATGAGTTGATTGGTAAACAGGTGGAAGAGGCGATCGGACGCTACTTAGATAGACCGGAATTTTATCCTGAACGTCAAGTCTTGGGTAAAACTTCTGGCAGCGAAACCTTGTCTCAAGTCAGCAGCCTGCTGGAAGCTTATGCCCCTCGATTTGAAACATCGGGGAATTAAGCTAAATTTGTTGTTTGTTGTTTGTTATTTGTTGTTCGTTATTCGTTATCGATGGTCAAGCAAACAACTAACAACTAACAACAAACAACTAACAACTAACAACTAACAACTAACAACCAACAACCAACAACCAACAACCAACAACCAACAACAAACAACAAATAACTAACGTTGCCAACTGCGAGGATCCAATGCATCCCGTAGTCCATCTCCGAGCAAATTAAATGAAAGTACCGTGAGAATAATCAGCAAGGCTGGAGGCCAGACTAACCAAGGTTGCAGCACCAAAATCGAAGCATTAGTGGCTAAAGACAACATATTGCCCCAGGACGGATCCGGTTGCTGGATGCCCAACCCAATCAAACTCAATACTGATTCGGCGATAATAAATCCGGGGACGGCCAGGGTAGCAGAAATAATCACATAAGTCGCCGTTTGGGGCAGGACGTGACGAATAATAATGTAGAACGGTTGCGCCCCCATTGTCAGGGCAGCTTGAACATAATCTTGTTGTTTAATAGAAAGAACTTGTCCACGAATCACCCGCGCTAGTCCAGCCCAACTAATAAAAGAAGTAATCACCACAATTAATAAGAATCGCTGGGTGCTACTGATGCCTGGGGGTAAGACAGCAGCTAATGCTACGAGCAAATAAATGCTAGGAATGGTCATCATTACTTCTAATAAGCGCATGATGATCGTATCGGCGATGCCCCCAAAATAGCCAGAAATACCGCCAACAATCATGCCCAGGGGAAAAGAAATCGCAATGCCGACTAGACCAATAAATAAGCTAATTTTCGCCCCATGAATTAAGCGACTGAATTGGTCGCGGGCTTGATCGTCGGTTCCCAAGAGGTTAATTGTGCCTTCTCCTGTGGTGCCAAATAAATGTAAATTAGCGGGAATCAATCCGAATATGTTATAGGTTGATCCTTTGACAAACAAACGAATCGGTGAGGGTTGGTCTTTGTTTTCAATTAGTTCGCGATCGCCTGTTTCCAAGTCAATTGCCCCCTGAGTGGTGGGATAAACATGAGGACCGATCCAATTCCCGGATTCAGTTTTCCAATATATTTTGGTTGGCGGTAACAATGACCCATTCGCCTGTTGAAAATAGGGATCGTAAGGAGCCACAAAATCAGCAGCGATCGCGGCTAGGTAAAAAACCAGCAATAACACCGCACCTAATTGAGCTAAAGGATTTTTTTTCAGTTTTTTCCACCAATTCATACCATCCCTCCTGGAAATTTACCAAAACATCGCATTTTTAGGATAGAAACCGGGTTTCTTTAAAAAATCTCTGTAATCCCACCAAAATTGTCATAGAAACCCGGTTTCTAGCTGATTATTTTATATGTTAATTTATTTTGCCATAAATTATTGCAGTTCTTCTTGCAAAATTTCTTGATAAATATCGGGCAAATATCGACTCATAGAATTAGTTTCAATGCCATAACCTAAACTCGTCCAAGTCCCGGAAAGCAACCATAAAACTTCATCGATTTTCCCGTCCCGCAAGAGTTGAGGAATATCGACTCCCCAAGCCTCTGGGTCACTTAACCAACCATAAATCACCCTATCTTGATATTCCGGTTCAAAACTATAGGATTCCCAAAACAAAAATTTGTGCTGATTCGGGTGATAGCGTTCGGCCATTTCTTCCCAAGTAGTAGTAATAAATTGATAACGTCCCGCAGCAGTTGAGCAATTGCCATAATTTGGGCCAACGGAAATTCGTTCGCAAATATCGGGATGGCGATCGAGTTTTTTGACATATTTTCCCCCATAAATCACCCAATAGGGTCGAGATACATTAGATTCACTAGCGGAAATTGTCCGCATTAAAGCGCGAATATAGGGGTCGCCACCGCGCATAACTAAAGGGGCTTGATAACCCCTTTCGGATAACTCTAAGTTGGCTGATTTTCTGCTTTGGCAATGTTGCAGAAGTAATACCAAACTAATGGCGGCAGTGGCAGCAACAATCCGGTTGAATAATTTTGGTTGGGCTAATTTTGATGATGAAGTCACTAATCAAATATCTCTAAGTATTTGTTGTTTGTTGTTTGTTGTTTGTTGTTTGTTGTTTGTTGTTTGTTGTTTGTTGTTTGTTGTTGGGTAGGGATTCTTTTGTTATTTGTTGTTGGGTAGGGATTCTTTGGGTAGGGATTCTTTGGTTGGAGAAAGGGGAACAGTTCTCAGGGAACGGGGAAAGTCGTAGGGGCTTTCTGGCCATTCGCCCGTACAAAAGTCGTAGGGGCGAATGGCCATATAGCCTGACGGCATGGGCTTCGCAAGGACGCCCGTACAAAAGAAATATCACTATTAACTATTCACTATTAACTATTCACTCTTCACTCTTCACTCTTCACTCTCTCCTCTGTTCCCTGTTCCCTGTTCCCTGTTTGTTGGTTGTTGGTTGTTATTAGTTATTTGCGATGCCTCATTGAGAGTAAATTTATCATAACCAATAACAAACAACAAACAACAAACAACAAACAACAAACAACAAACAACAAACAACGAATTAACGAACATTGGCAAATAATTCCCTAAAAGTTTTAGCCGGTGCGTCAGGTTTGGCGATAATTTCCACAACTTTATTGTGTGATGTGGGTTCGGAGAGGGCAGCGACGCAAACTTGGGCGACCTTGGTGCGGGGAAGACTGCCTTCAAACAGGGTGTCCGCATTGGACATAATCAGGAGATCGCTACTTTCATCGTTTCTTAGACCCCCCGGACGGACTATAGTATATTTCAGCCCGCTTTTTTGCAGATATTCTTCTGCCCTTTTCTTCCAGACCAAAATCAACCAAAACAGGTTGAGTGGATGGAATAGCTGAGAGACACAAAGCGATGAGACGAAAACAAAATGCTCGATTCCTTGGCTTTTGGCCACATCGACTAGGTTTTTGGTGCCTTCGTAGTCCACTTGATAGGGACCGAAAGGATCCAAACTGGGTCGGGCGCCGGTGGCACAAAGTAAGACGGTGCAATCTGCGATCGCCTCACGAATGGTTTCTGGCTTCAGGACATCTCCGACGACCAATTCCGCCTCTGGGGGCAGAACTGCTTGACCCAGTTCCCGGTTACGCACTAAAGCTCGGACGGGAATCTGTTGGTTTAAGAGTTCTTTGACAATTCTGCGTCCGGTTTCCCCGGTTGCTCCGGCTACAAATGCTTTCATGTGTTGACGATCAACCAATATCTTTGGAACTATATTTTATTAATAGCTATTAATAGCCGGTTTTGCACAGAATTGAGCCGTGGAGGATGAACCAAACCGCCGTGAATCCCTCGCCGAATCTCAGTTAACGGATTATTTTCAGGAAAAGCGGGTGATGCAACCACTGACGCATGAGCCAATT encodes:
- a CDS encoding late competence development ComFB family protein — encoded protein: MSIQKIVEQALQDGYLTPAMEAEVGRICNTASELSIEEYMALDRLMGSLLTGEVVVLPRKQFINVMEELVLSAAIARVAEIEATSDQTLDVGDIAAYALNRLPPLYATTEEGANFQRNKAKEELDELIGKQVEEAIGRYLDRPEFYPERQVLGKTSGSETLSQVSSLLEAYAPRFETSGN
- a CDS encoding ABC transporter permease, with product MNWWKKLKKNPLAQLGAVLLLVFYLAAIAADFVAPYDPYFQQANGSLLPPTKIYWKTESGNWIGPHVYPTTQGAIDLETGDRELIENKDQPSPIRLFVKGSTYNIFGLIPANLHLFGTTGEGTINLLGTDDQARDQFSRLIHGAKISLFIGLVGIAISFPLGMIVGGISGYFGGIADTIIMRLLEVMMTIPSIYLLVALAAVLPPGISSTQRFLLIVVITSFISWAGLARVIRGQVLSIKQQDYVQAALTMGAQPFYIIIRHVLPQTATYVIISATLAVPGFIIAESVLSLIGLGIQQPDPSWGNMLSLATNASILVLQPWLVWPPALLIILTVLSFNLLGDGLRDALDPRSWQR
- a CDS encoding glycoside hydrolase family protein, encoding MTSSSKLAQPKLFNRIVAATAAISLVLLLQHCQSRKSANLELSERGYQAPLVMRGGDPYIRALMRTISASESNVSRPYWVIYGGKYVKKLDRHPDICERISVGPNYGNCSTAAGRYQFITTTWEEMAERYHPNQHKFLFWESYSFEPEYQDRVIYGWLSDPEAWGVDIPQLLRDGKIDEVLWLLSGTWTSLGYGIETNSMSRYLPDIYQEILQEELQ
- a CDS encoding SDR family oxidoreductase, which gives rise to MKAFVAGATGETGRRIVKELLNQQIPVRALVRNRELGQAVLPPEAELVVGDVLKPETIREAIADCTVLLCATGARPSLDPFGPYQVDYEGTKNLVDVAKSQGIEHFVFVSSLCVSQLFHPLNLFWLILVWKKRAEEYLQKSGLKYTIVRPGGLRNDESSDLLIMSNADTLFEGSLPRTKVAQVCVAALSEPTSHNKVVEIIAKPDAPAKTFRELFANVR